The following is a genomic window from Rhodoferax sp. PAMC 29310.
TCCCCCCGCACTACATGGCGTTTCAGGTTGGCGGGCAATAGGGCGTAGCCCTTGATGTCTCCCCGCCACAGCGCGTCTTGCGCTTCGGCCTCATTGGCTGTCACTCCGACCAGTGCCAGGCGGGGGCTTGCGCCGGCCAGTCTGGTGATCTGGCGTGACAAGCTGGACTGATCTTGATCGACCACCATGACGGGAATTTGTACGACCGCTTGCCGGGAGTAAGGCCATGGGTAAAAAAAGGCATACACCAGCGGAGCGCCCAGCAGGAGCAGCAACACGCCTTTGTCGCGCAGGATGGCTGTGAGAGTGTTCACCCACATCAGGCGGAAGTCAGTGGCGCCGTGTTTCATTACCGTTGTCCCCAAGTTGCCGGCACCCGGGCCGCGCGCTGCAGAGCCCAGGCGCTTGCCAGCAGGCTCAAGACGGTGGCCACGCCCAAGCCCGCGACGGTGCTCAGCGAATACCGGATGGGGGCCCCCATTTGCAATTGCTCAATTTGAACCCGCACGTAGTGGGTGTAGGGCAGGGCGTACGCCCAGGCCTGCGCCGCTGCTGGCATGGCCACCAAGGGGAAGCCGACGCCACTGAAGGCAAAGGCCGGTGCAGTCACAAAGCCGGTGGTGGAAAGGGCGGTGCGCAGTGAGCGGGTCAGGGCTGCGGCCAGGGCGCCTAACGCTAACGACAATCCCATGAAAACCCACAGCGCAAGCAGCACCCAGGTCAGGGAACCGGGCGGCTGCCAACCGCGCCCATGGGTGAGCCACAGCAGGGCAAAGGTGCCGACGCTACCCAGGCTTAGCAAAGGCCAAACCAGTTTTCCCAGCAGCGCGGCCATCGCCTGCAAGGTGCCCGATGTGGGCGGTAGCCACTCGGCCATGGAGCGGTCCCGCAATTCACGCCCCACGGCCCAGGCCCCCGCCGTCATGGCCAAAATATGCAGCAAGGCAGGGATCAGGGCCGCTGCCAAAAATTGCTCGTAATTCAGGGTGGTGTTGAACAAGGTGAGTGTGCTGGCGCGGACCGGCTCCATCGTGACCTGCACCGCAAGGGCTGACTCGCCCCGCTTTTTTCGTGCCGCCATTTCAATGCCGGCCGACAAAGTGCCCACCACCGTGCGCACATCGCGCTGGATCAAGCCAGAGTGCATGCCGAACTGGGCGTTGTGCAGCAG
Proteins encoded in this region:
- a CDS encoding ABC transporter permease; translation: MTFASDSARREWQRLRASPWDLAMISWVPALAVGLLWWIFSAGLPQQLPIGVLDQDHSVLSRQLVRFLQATPGLQVAQRPLDAGEAEHSLRRGDVYAVVTIPRDFSQKLKHGQTAQVTLLHNAQFGMHSGLIQRDVRTVVGTLSAGIEMAARKKRGESALAVQVTMEPVRASTLTLFNTTLNYEQFLAAALIPALLHILAMTAGAWAVGRELRDRSMAEWLPPTSGTLQAMAALLGKLVWPLLSLGSVGTFALLWLTHGRGWQPPGSLTWVLLALWVFMGLSLALGALAAALTRSLRTALSTTGFVTAPAFAFSGVGFPLVAMPAAAQAWAYALPYTHYVRVQIEQLQMGAPIRYSLSTVAGLGVATVLSLLASAWALQRAARVPATWGQR